A part of Deinococcus detaillensis genomic DNA contains:
- a CDS encoding quinate 5-dehydrogenase: MLSHWKPAPAGYKHVVSVSLGSSKRDAREETELLGQKFVLERIGTDGDMKKLRELLLALDGKVSAFGLGGTDIYIVAGDKRYTFREIAPLVAGLKTPIVDGSGLKHTLEREAIKQLEPLIHWKGCRTLLVSSVDRFGMAEALSEAGANVLYGDIVFGLNLNVPLRSMNSIRKVAKVILPALTFLPFKWFYPTGEKQEQSVQGVGTQYYEWAEVIAGDTHYVKRYAPDKLEGKTILTQTITEADREWARQHGVKRLITTTPRIGSRNFATNVMEAMLVASQDAGAALSEAQYRDLLLELDFRPQVTEF; encoded by the coding sequence ATGCTTTCGCACTGGAAACCCGCTCCCGCAGGCTACAAACACGTGGTCAGCGTCTCGCTGGGCTCCAGCAAGCGCGACGCCCGCGAAGAAACCGAGCTGCTCGGCCAGAAGTTCGTGTTGGAGCGCATCGGCACCGACGGCGACATGAAAAAGCTGCGCGAGTTGCTGCTGGCTTTAGACGGCAAAGTCAGCGCCTTTGGGCTGGGCGGCACCGATATCTATATCGTGGCGGGCGACAAGCGCTACACCTTCCGCGAAATTGCGCCGCTGGTGGCGGGCCTTAAAACCCCAATCGTGGACGGCTCCGGCCTCAAGCACACCCTGGAGCGCGAGGCGATTAAGCAACTCGAGCCGTTGATTCACTGGAAGGGCTGCCGCACTTTGCTGGTCTCCAGCGTTGACCGTTTCGGTATGGCCGAAGCCTTGTCTGAGGCGGGCGCGAACGTCCTCTACGGCGACATTGTTTTCGGGCTGAATCTGAATGTGCCGCTGCGCAGCATGAACAGCATCCGCAAGGTGGCCAAAGTGATTTTGCCGGCCCTGACCTTTTTGCCGTTCAAGTGGTTTTACCCCACCGGCGAAAAGCAGGAACAGAGTGTGCAGGGCGTGGGCACCCAGTACTACGAGTGGGCCGAGGTGATTGCCGGTGACACCCACTATGTCAAGCGCTACGCTCCCGACAAGTTGGAGGGCAAAACCATTTTGACCCAGACCATTACCGAAGCAGACCGCGAGTGGGCGCGGCAGCACGGCGTGAAGCGGCTGATTACCACCACGCCGCGCATCGGCAGCCGCAACTTCGCCACCAATGTGATGGAAGCCATGCTGGTGGCCTCACAAGATGCCGGCGCGGCGCTGAGTGAAGCGCAGTACCGCGACCTGCTTTTGGAACTGGATTTCAGGCCGCAAGTGACGGAGTTTTGA